The sequence ACTTACAACAAATATGGCTCTAAAAGGTACACTTGTTGCATTGTGCAACTCTAGCTTCTTGTTATTTATCAAAGTTAACCGAAGCTGGACATTTGCAGGTTCATTAAGTTTCTTGCTTGGGTTATTGCTATTGTTCAGAGTTTGCTTATAGTAGCCTCCCGCAAACATTACACAGTAGACATAGTCGTTGCATGGTGGGTTGAACCCGTGTCCTGGTATTTTCTTTTTATGTTCTTTATAAACTTTCTTGATGGCAACTAAATTATGTTTCCATTTGTATGCTTGCAGGTATACCGTGAATTTAGTAGTATTCTTCATTGACAAGAAACTACCAGGTAAATATGTCTTTTACTTGATTGATTTATATTCTATATTGCTTCATAATATATACTGGTTGAGTGaaaaattttcatattatttacGACAGAAATGCCTGATCGTTCAAGTGGATCCCAACCATTGTTACCTTTGAATGTCAAAGAGAAAGATGGAAAATTTAGAGAAGATCACCGCAAATTATTGAACGGAAATACAGTGGATGCCGCTGATTGGGTATGACACTTTTACCTAATGTATTTTTTATGTAATTGATCATCTTTTATTTATAGTATGTTATGTGCTATGTAGTTAATCGTAAAGCACCATAGCACAGAGGTATTGTTAGCATAGCTTTGTCATTATTGGATTGTTTCTGGCATAGTCCTTATTTACTTTAGATTTGTTTCTGTAAGTATATGTCAAAAGCCAATCACTTGTGTATGTGAAAAGCACTGAATTTGAAGTGTGCTTCATATTGTCATGGCAATCAGAACTAAGATTATTAGACTGGTATATTATTCTACAAACATTTTCTGCATGGAGCCTGCTAACATGGAATTACTTGATTAAGACTAAACTttatacataatcaatttacttaaaGCAATAGGTTTAAATGTGTTAAGTTGTATTATTAGGtatctctttcttttcttgtaaTCCCATAAAGATGATGCAGATCACATGTTCTAACATGTGTCACTTACAGTCGGTATCGGTCTCTTAAGAACATAGCCTCATCTGCACCTGTCTATGAATTTTTCCCATCCTTTTACCTCTTTACTATTCCTGACTGAATGCAAACTTCTATTCTTGCTTCCAACCAGAGGCAGAGAGTGCAAGTGAACGGCAAGCATGGAGAAGATGGGAACCACATCCATTCCAACTCTGTAGTGAGTGGTACATAGATGATTAGCCGTTGGTACATAGTTGATTACGGACATCATCGATCATGACCGCCTGTTTCCCCGTTGGAGATACCAGCATGGACTGAACTTGGAAGTGCTACAATCACCTCGCATCGATTGCACGTCTTGGCTGAACTGGGCATTGATGCTTATGAGTTTTAAAAAAGAAACTGAAATTTGATTGTTGCATATAATCATTTTGCTCCCGACAGCATAACATGTTCATATGCATTGTTTCTTTGTCTTCAACAATTCTTTATTATGCaatcaaagaaagaaaaaccTCATCTCCTGTGGCTGTGGATTAGTTTCATTGTGTTGAAGCCCCGCGCATGTATCGCATTTTCTTgtcttcaataattctttttatgcaatcgaaaaaagaaggaaaaatctcATCTCTTGTGGTGTATAATGGTTTCACTTTGTTCAAACTTCATGGTGTATATATAGAGAGCACTCGAGATGGGATTTCTTTGTTTTAGGGATGCTAAAAATGTCACAAGAACAAGTCAAGCTATCGCAGGATTGCCAACTTGCAGAGCTCCATTAAAGCACGACCAGCATCGAACAAAACGCAAACACCTGGTGGAGTTCTTCCACAGCCTCGCCTGTCTGCTAAAGCAACCCAACCTATTACAAGCCTCACAGCAGCTCAGCGTCATTAGCTGTTGTCTTCTCATCGTCTATTGTCTTCTTGTAGGTGTAGCACTTGGCGATCAAGAGATACACGCCGAAGTTGAGAAGGCTGAGAACGGCCAGGAGCCAGAAGAAGTAATCGAGGTGGCCGCGGTTAAGATCATCCGGGATCCATCCGAGCTTCCCGTTCCTCGTCGTAATGGCAGCCACGATCGTGACGAGCAAGGAGCTTAAGTAGTTGCCAAGCGCCACCGTGGTGAGCGAGAGGGCGGAACACATGCTCCTCATCGCGTCGGGTGCCTGGTCGTAGAAGAACTCCAGCTGCCCGATGAAGGTGAAGACTTCCGCGACACCCACGATGAAGTACTGCGGCACCTGCCAGAATATGGATATGGGAACGTAGGCATCGGGGTCGTCGTACAGGTTGTGCCGCGCCGCGGTTCGCAGCCTTACCACCTCCAGAGCACCGGCTGCCAACATGGGGAAGATGGAGATGACGAGGCCGATGCCCATGCGCGTCAGCTGCGTGAAGCCGCGCTCCCGGCCGGTCCACCTTCGGACCGCCGGCACGATGATGCGATCGTAGATCGGGACCCACATGATCACGCCGATGGTGTCGGCCATGGAGAGCGACGCCGCCGGTACCTCGAAGTGGGGGCCCATGTGCCGATCCATGGTGTCGCCCTGCAGCACGAACATGTTGCCCATCTGGCTGTAGACGGCAGAGAAGACGATGCCGCTTGCCCAAACGGGCAGAAGCCGCAGAATGCTCTTCAGCTCCTCCACTTGGGTGACCGTGCACAGCCCCCATGGGTTCACCGGACCCGTCAGTTTGTCTGCTTGCGTCTCTACCGCAGCCTTGTCGAGGAACCTGAGAGGGAAAGAATCAGACCATTCATTCGCTTCGATCCATGCCAACTGCATGCGAGTTGCAGTGGACTTACTTGAATTGATCTGTGTGGTCAAGCTTACGGCTGCCTCGAATGGCGGATTCCTTCTCCGTAATCTCATAAAGCAGTGACTTGTCATCGGGCACCTTCGCTCCACACTTCCTCCAAGATGCCACCACAACCTGAGCAATGCGCGTAAGCGGGCTTCCTCCGGGTTTCTGGTGCCGATACAGGGGAGTGCCGAAGAAGAAGCTCGCCACCGCGACAGCCATCACCACCGCCGGGATCCCAAACCCCCATCCCCATCCCACGTTCGTCTGAACCCAAACTATCACAGAAGAAGCAACCAGGGAGCCTACGTTGATGGAGAAGTAGAACCAGTTGAAGAAGgagctcttcctcttcttctccgacTCGTCGGATTCATCGAACTGGTCGGCGCCGAAGGAAGAGACGCATGGCTTGATTCCTCCCGTCCCCAGCGCAATAAGATAGAGTGCCACAAAGAATGCTGCACTTTGTGCCGTCGTTGGATCGCAGACACCATTTTGGCAAGGAGGTTTCAAACCCGTCACTGACGCGGTCATCGTCAACAGTGTCAAACCCTGTAATCAAGTAGAAGACGAGCTACTTATCTGAATTCTCCACGCAATCAATCCCGACCGACTCCATTGGTTCCTTACCAAGATATAGATGATCATGAAGCCGGCAATCGTCCAGTATCTTCCCAGGTAGGCATCAGCTATGAACGCCCCAAGCAGGGGTGTGATGTAGCATGTACCGGACCAGTTGGTGTTGTTCTTCGCTGCTGTGGCATTCTCTTGGTGGAGATGATCCTTCATGTAGTTCACCATGTTGGTGCTCATCCCGTAGTACGCCAGCCTTTCGCAGCACTCGTTTGCTGCAGATCAGCCAACCACATAGCGTAAGCATCTGCGGAAGCTAACAAGATCAAACCATGTACATGCATGTTGTACCGAGAATGTAGGGACAAGCTCTCCAATTTCCGGTGTTCTTCTTGATAACTGGGTTTCCATGGAGATCTGTCGTCCCATCTTTCGTGTACACGTCTTTGTTGTCTTCCATGGGTTTATGGAAGTAACGAGGAGATTGATGTTAGCAAGGGGAAGAACACGGAGACGAGAAGGGGATATATGGAGATCGTCTGTCTTCGAGTTGCCACTAAAATCAAAACTCGACCATTAGTTTCAGCAGAACGAAAGCATTCTATTCTTCCAAAACAGACGACGACGGCGAAGACGGCAACATCGATGTCGCGGTTCATTGGAGGAACGGGCACTCATTCATGATACCGACATGTGGAATCGAAGCGATCCCGACAAAAGCTGGCTCAGATTCCTCGAGCCAAAATGAGCAATACAATACACTTTGAGCGTGAAGGAGACTCCAAGGAAGCATTCGCGTTGACTTGCTCTCCGAAGGAGGAGATCGCAATCGTTAAGTGATTGCGAAGCATGAAATCTGGGAGAGAGTGTGTGGTCTTCCTATGCTTCTGATGAGCTTAACGTTGGATCCTATGAAGAAAAATTTTGATCACAACAGGACATATTTTGTGGTCTTAAATATTCAGCATGAAATCATAGTAGGAGGGAACTGAAAGATCATAAATTCCTGAGTTTGAAAGATACGCTAACGACAACATCACAAGCATATATTAATTTTATCTCACTTTAATTTATCATCAATGTGATAAGAAACGATGAACATAAACACGATGTGATAAGAAACGATGTTAGACATTTTACTTTTGTAAATACAAAAATttcgatataatttttgaaagtgtacagatcgaaatactaaagataactaattataagaaCTAATTTATAATTAACGTTACGACGAAAATCAATAATACACATAGTCCTCATTCTATATTGACATGGGGTCGATTTCCATCAATTTTATAGCATCTTTTTCCACATAAATTTTGATAAACATTAGTCAAATGGCAGCGGGTCCACATGACAAATCCATCAACGTAACTGACAAGTGACAACCTGTCAAGACAATGGAGGAAAACCAAATGAAATTAGAGAACTCCCAAAGTGAGGATAGAAGACGGGCAGAGGCCAGTTCATCAACTCTAAAAGGGAGAATAAAAAGAAACAATCAACCAGTCAAAGGCGGACTAGTGCTACAGTGGTGATGCGAGACCCATCGACACCGCCGAGAGTTATAGTAGGATAGGTCTGAACATGATTGAGGTACTGGAAGACTGCAGACTCAGTGCTTGAGTTCTCTTCTTGGGAGCCAAGCCTTTGTTGGTTGAATTGTTCAACCTCTTGCAGTAGTTCATCTTTTGTGCGGTTACATAAAGTGATTACCTGCAAACAAAATCCATGTGTATAAGGAGATGGTGAGGGGTGAAGTCTGAGAAATAACATATGGAAGCTTCTGAAAATTGAAATTGGTTTTAAATGGAAGGAATAAATATATTTCAGTTCAAAGAACAAATTTATAAATGAACTATAAGTTGCCAACCAGTATCCCGCCCGGAGCAACCAGATGCGAGACAGAGTCCCAGTACATCATCCTGGAACGTGAGTACCAAGAAAGTCAATAAAGCTTATTCATacgattatgaaagtaaaatcatCAATGTTATCTAAAGCACCAGATATTTCACATGATTTCTCTAAACATCCCAGTATTTCAAGAATATGGAAAAAAAGTGATTCCCTTAAAGAGTGATAAATGGAGGAAGATAATCCTGCCTGAAATAATTGTTGCTAATTGTTGTTTTCATCTGTATCAGGAACATGCCAAATTATACCGCTTGTAACCAAGCAGAAATGGTTCGTAAACTCAAACCACGTTTCATCGTACAGCTATAACAAACTACTGCTGAAGCACTTAAAGTATGATTTTATAATGGAGTAGGTCTATAATGCTTGAAAAATTTTAGATGATACAGAAACATTGAAACCAAGAGCAGTAGATCTCTAAAAGTTTCAATcatagataaaatcataaaataaccGTTTGACAGGAAAATCTGGATGTAGCCCTATGGCATCCAAAGTCCCTTTGTCCATAACAAGTTGGAAGCTCCTGCCAAGTTTTGTCTCAAGGACATCGTCGACCTGCAAGATAATTATGAAAGAgaatatatttacaaaagaaaccCAACAGCTACCGTCAAGTTGCCTATAGGTTCATATCATGAAGGGAAAGATGATTTAAATAACAAAATTCAATCTTAGATCCATCTATCACTAAAAGAAGAAAAGCAGAGGAAATTTATAAGTCCATATGGTTGGTATTACATGATTTACATCTATAACACAATTAAAGGACATACTGCACAACAGATATTAGAAGCCTAGGTATAGTGTCTGGATTTCTTTTCTAACTTCGATCATCATGTGTCGCATATCTTGGAAGTTGGCACACCATGACAATCTATCTGGATCCGTCAAAACTTTGAGTGCGTTAACCTGCTAGTGTCCTCAATCAAACTTGCACCATCATTGTTGAATGACcgatgataaactagcattgtaGTCCAAATAAATCTCTCTTTGTTACTGTCTTTTTAAAACTGTTAATCAGACAGCTATCATAAGCTGGTGGTTGAACTCCAAGGCAATTTAGGTTTCCCTAACTTACGGCTCCCACTCAACTTCCAGCTCTATTATACTGACTGGATCTGAACTATTTTCTTAAAGCTCATCATAGTTCTCTATTTTGATCATGCTCCTACATTTAAAGGCCATCATTCAAACTGCAAGCTTACAGATTTTATTTGTAGTTTCAAATTGCATTAAACATAGTTTCTTCAAGAGCTTAGACTACAAGATGCACAATCATATTAAGCACCATCAGATAGTTATTTGGATGCTCTTGTATGGGGGTGCATGATCACCAACAATTACAATTGTGTCATGACGGAGAGGGCATACAAGAGTGATAGCAAGTAGCAAACATTGCAGGAAGTATGGCTTAAGACATACCACAAAGTTTATGTAGGAGAATCCACCACGAACAGCAAGAGATTTGGCAAGCTCAATAGCTCTCTCGCTGTAATCAACTCCAGTCAGATCATGAAACCTGCAAAATTATCAATAATTACTCTTTTGCAAACATATTGGACAGGAAAAAAGAGCCATAGAATAATCTAAATATTAGTGGAGATTCCTCAATCACTAATAAGAATATATTCCAGCTAAGCCTAATACAAACAGAATCATTTAGGGAACAAGCAGGATTAAACCATACAAGATCGCATCAAAAACTGCAGGTAAACAATTTTGAATATCGACATTTCTAGAAAATAGCTTCAGTTCTTGATCAGATGTAAAGAAATTAAATATTGACTTACAGGTCTTTATGAGCATTTATCTTGCCAACCAGCCTTAACAGTTTGGTGACAAGTTAACTGGTATATTTTCAATGACAAGGAAAACAATCACTGTTAAGTGTTAACAACTTGTAGATGTTGTTGCCTGCTGTGCTTGGTGTTGTCACTAAAATCTTTAGCCAGTATGTACTTGCGACCACAGTCATTGATGACCTTGCCTCCTCTGAATGCTGATTTCTTTGTCAatgtgaacttccaaaaatgctTAAATCAATTTTCCTGCACTCCTCTGTTCCAAAGCCCAACTCAAATTCAGGTGGTCATGGATCAGTGATTAGTGTTG comes from Musa acuminata AAA Group cultivar baxijiao chromosome BXJ3-3, Cavendish_Baxijiao_AAA, whole genome shotgun sequence and encodes:
- the LOC135634083 gene encoding protein NRT1/ PTR FAMILY 8.1-like, producing the protein MEDNKDVYTKDGTTDLHGNPVIKKNTGNWRACPYILANECCERLAYYGMSTNMVNYMKDHLHQENATAAKNNTNWSGTCYITPLLGAFIADAYLGRYWTIAGFMIIYILGLTLLTMTASVTGLKPPCQNGVCDPTTAQSAAFFVALYLIALGTGGIKPCVSSFGADQFDESDESEKKRKSSFFNWFYFSINVGSLVASSVIVWVQTNVGWGWGFGIPAVVMAVAVASFFFGTPLYRHQKPGGSPLTRIAQVVVASWRKCGAKVPDDKSLLYEITEKESAIRGSRKLDHTDQFKFLDKAAVETQADKLTGPVNPWGLCTVTQVEELKSILRLLPVWASGIVFSAVYSQMGNMFVLQGDTMDRHMGPHFEVPAASLSMADTIGVIMWVPIYDRIIVPAVRRWTGRERGFTQLTRMGIGLVISIFPMLAAGALEVVRLRTAARHNLYDDPDAYVPISIFWQVPQYFIVGVAEVFTFIGQLEFFYDQAPDAMRSMCSALSLTTVALGNYLSSLLVTIVAAITTRNGKLGWIPDDLNRGHLDYFFWLLAVLSLLNFGVYLLIAKCYTYKKTIDDEKTTANDAELL